The genomic region CTCTTTCTGCTGATCGCGGCGATCTTCGCCAAGGGGCGGGGGGTGCGGACGCTTATCACCGGGGTGTGCCAGGCCGACTTCAGCGGCTATCCCGACTGCCGCGACGTGTTCATCAAGTCGTGCAACGTGACGCTCAATCTGGCGATGGACACCGACTTCCGCGTGATCACCCCGCTGATGGATCTGACCAAGGCGCAGACGTGGGCGCTCGCGGACCGGCTGGGCGTACTGGCGTACGTGGCTGAAAACACGCTGACCTGCTACAATGGCATCGTCGGACGCGGTTGCGGGACGTGTCCGAGCTGCCTGCTGCGGCAGCGCGGGCACGACGCCTATCTCGCGGAGAAGGAGGGACGATGCTGACCGTTCGCAAAGCCTGCCATTTTCATGCCGCCCATGTGCTGTCCAACCACGCGGGCGCGTGCAAGAACCTGCACGGCCACACCTACCGGGTGCTGGCCGAAGTGGCGCAGGCACGGGGCGACACCGCCGACATGGTCATCGATTTTCACGATCTTCTGGCCGTGTTGCGCGACGTGATTGTGGCGCGTTTCGACCATGCCTTCATTTATGACGAAGCTGGCGCCAGTGAGCGCGAAATTGCGGCGGTCCTCGTTCGGAACGGCATGAAGACGGTGGGGCTTCCCTTTCGCACCACCGCCGAGAATTTGGCCCGTCATTTCTTTCGCGAGTTGGCGGGGCGCATCAACGTGGTGTCGGTCACCGTCTACGAGACGGACGACTCGAGCGCCGAGTATCGCGAGGATCCTGCCCGATGACCGCCGCGCCGCGTTACCCGGTGGTTGAGATA from Lentisphaerota bacterium harbors:
- a CDS encoding 6-carboxytetrahydropterin synthase, whose translation is MLTVRKACHFHAAHVLSNHAGACKNLHGHTYRVLAEVAQARGDTADMVIDFHDLLAVLRDVIVARFDHAFIYDEAGASEREIAAVLVRNGMKTVGLPFRTTAENLARHFFRELAGRINVVSVTVYETDDSSAEYREDPAR
- the queC gene encoding 7-cyano-7-deazaguanine synthase QueC, coding for MSAGINEAAVVVFSGGQDSTTCLAQAVSDYGRGRVACITFSYGQRHGQEVAVAQKIAADFGVAAHQHRIVDLAWYGQITSSALLDPAAAMLQNPAASCPNTVVDGRNMLFLLIAAIFAKGRGVRTLITGVCQADFSGYPDCRDVFIKSCNVTLNLAMDTDFRVITPLMDLTKAQTWALADRLGVLAYVAENTLTCYNGIVGRGCGTCPSCLLRQRGHDAYLAEKEGRC